tataaaatgttgacgtggcttaaccgtgaccacacaaaacaaaaaagtatGGGAGAGCACTAGAAGTGGGAGGGCATACAATTCTTGTCTTATAATACTAACTTTTCAGCGTGAAAATTCAGTTAGGATGGCCCGGGACCATCCTGGTCCGCTCGGCCTCACATCATTTCTATGCTGCGTTAcatgtttttgagtgttttatttttgttgcaaTTTTGACAAGCAGTCAAGCACCCCAAGAGCCTTGCGAGAGTAGATTGTACAGTATCTACAGTCAACTTACCAATACAAACTGTCATGTATGGAATATAATTATAGAAACCATGCTCTAACAGCAGTCACAAATCTGGAAAATAAATGATGCGTGGATTTGTAGCAAATGTTACACCACCTGTGATTATACAAAGGTATCTCTACTAAGGGGGTGGGAGAGTGCGCTAACCCTCACACTTCCAAGTAAAGAACAATACtattaaaccgtagtactatGTGGCAGCTGatccatttttttgaaaaagaagAATCAATTGAATATATTAAAAGGATTATCAATTAATTTGCAAGAGACGAAGCGTTTTCCCTGTAGAAGAAAATCAAGCGAATCAAGGTTTTCTGAACCACCAAGACACACAATCATATTTAGAGGACTATTTGGAACTTGGGGGCAATCCGGTCAAAAGGGGAGATCCATCCACCAATAATTGGGGAAGCAgcaaagttattgaattggttGGTACACTGACTTAGACATCAAGCGTGGCTTAGGTCACATGGACTTCCACAAGATACATATTATCACATGCCAAAGGGTCCCTCTTGGAGGTTTCCCTTCTGTGAGAGATGCTTTTGACCCACACAACTCACAAGAACAAGGCAACAAAACACTACATGACTACAGACACAAGAAACTCATCACTCACTCCATCACTTTGCTGCTTTGCATATAAATGGATAAGAACTCGAAACCCTAATCGGCACGGAAGGACATGGAACTACTGCTTCAAACATTCAAACTTACTGCATCTCTCATGCATCCTGATCATCCCACCCTTCTGTCCTTCCCAGTTTATGATTGTGTTCATGAAATCACAGCTGATAATTCACTAAGCATGCGATGAAATTAACTTGCAATTTGAGTTACGAAGATGATCTAATAAGAACTTGTAAACATGGACTGAAAGATTTTGATGTTATGAATTGCTAATAATACAGTACTAGAAGGTAAGGAAATAGAGAAGTTTCTAACAAGATAGATAGATCTAATAATTTTAACTACCTCCAAGAAATTTGAGCATGGGGTTGTCCAATAGAGTCTACAAATGATAGCTCGCGAGAAGATGCGATGCATTCTCTGTGTTTGAAGCTGGTGAAATAATCCCACTGATGACAACTTGACAAGGGGTCTATCagtgaagaattgaagaagatactTCAAACATATCGAAGGGAACTAACACCCCCGATTTCAAGTTCTTGCTTGATTCTCTTTCCCACACATGGAGTATTTCAGATTCAGAATTGCAGGCCTTCTTATGAATTGCTAAATCCCTCCTTAACCAACAAATTCCATAGGAATTGATTCCTGTAATGCTCCACGAGAGAGTAAGCTGTACATTTAAAGAAATACATAATGCACCAAATAGGATTTTGATGTCCCCCAATGGTAGCAGAACCAAAGTAGACACCAAGCGATGCTCTACTCAGCTGCCAAAGAAAACCAATTACCATTGAGAAATGCACACAACATGTTAAGATATTCCCTCCTGATTTTATAAATTCTCAAGCTAAAGCTTCGAGTGATTCTTAATGGTTCTTCCCATTTCCAAGTGTGAGCTCCAGATCATCCGCTCCTACCTCATGTATTCTCTCACCCTCCCAAGCTTTCACTGTGCCACTCTCAAACTCAAACTCCGAGCCTCGTCCCCTCTCTGCAGTGCTCCCCCATCCCATCCCCACATGGGCTTCAACAGCATTCTGAAGAACATTCTGCTCAGCCACTGGTTTCATAAGATTAAATGTGGGCGAAGGCGGAGCAACTGCAGGCGCCCCTGTCTGAAAACTGACCCAACGACCAGAGTCCACAGTGGAAGCATCAGACTCATCACATTCTGGTATTGTGGCAGGTGTAAGATGGTGGCGACGTGTAGGACTTGAAGGGGCAGAGGCTGCAAAAAGAGGGTGGCGCAGGGAGTTTATGCAACCATTAGTAAGGGAATCCCAATCAGGTTTTCTCTTTGAACCTCTAGAGGTTGGGGAAGAAAGAGGTGGGGTTACAGGAGCACTATTGGATATTCTAAGAGGAGGAAGATTTGTGGGAATGGAAGCTATGTTGCACAAGAACGGAAGAAGGTAAGAGGAGGGGTTTCCTTCGAAACGAGTAGGACTTGGAAAAGAGGAGGATGATGGACTGGCATGGTAAGATGGTACGGGACTTGGGAAAGCTGAGGATTGTGGACTTTGTTGAATAGAAGAACACGCACTCATATTTGTTGGAGTGCCTGCAATTTCCATTGGAGATGGCTTGCATCCCTGCAACCAAAACAAGCATTTCAGCACCCAAATTCAACAAACAAAGATTCAATATGAACGAAGAAACCGATTAACAGAATGCTCTATCAGCAAATGTAGCTTTAAATATCATGGGTTTTCTCCTAATATCAATTGAAATTCAATATATTGGCACGTGGAGCAGAGTAAATTGATGACCTCCTGAATCCTTAGAACAATGAAAAACGGATCCTTTCGGGAACAAACATTGGAGATCTCacaaaagattgaaaacaaaattgcatgaTTAAATCTTAACTTTCAACAAATCAAGACAAATTCATAATCCCTTTTTTAAATCTAGAGAGAGACCCAATTCATGATATCCAGATCCTAACTCATGGGAACCAAAACAGAGAAACAGATATACAAAAACCAAGAGGGTTTTGTTATTTTGTGGTATAGATTAATTTgtgaaacaaaaaacaaattcatTCAAACAATTAAAAGCTTCCCACTGATTAAGATTAACAAAAAAACAAGCTCAGTAAGCTGGAATCACCAAGTTTCAATCCACACCTCCTTATCCAATGATCATCAAAGACCAAAATCCAACTGGGATTCAACAAGAAAGCAAGGATTcacaaaatcaaccaaaaccaaGTCCACTATGAATTGCATGCAGAGATCTATGAAACCCAAAAGCCAAAAGCAAAAACCCAATTAAAAAAAAGCCGATTCAGCTAAATCTGCATAACAGTCAAATGAAATCCCACAAACCTTGCGGTAGGTGGTGCCATCTTCTTCCACAACCCAGCCAGCTTCAGCACAGAGAGCTTTCAAGACCTCGTTGTTATCGCAGTGCTTGGGAAGCTTGTAGCTTCCCTGAGCTCTGAGCCCAGAATATATCTTGGCAGCAATggctctcctcctcctctctctcctcttgttgttctctctctccttccatgTTGGTAACCTCCCCGACGACCCACCGCCTGTCATTTTAGCTTTTCCTGGTCGACCACCTCCTTCCTTTCtgagctttctctctctagattctgTTTTCTCGtgggagatagagagagagggggggtgTGGCGAGCTGCAGTGGGAAGGGGAGGGAAGAGAAGAGGGAAGCAGTACTTTTGTGGCTGTCTCACGAGGAAAGTGCTCTCTTTATTCAAAAGGAGTATTATTGAATGAAAGAAGAGAATTgccacaaataaaaaagaaaaacaaatgtcTCAAAATATGGAACTTTCTTTTAGCTCACAGATTAAAGTTTtatgttaatattataaaatattatattaaaaatatgaaatatcaGAGAGTTTATaaagaatttcatttttaagagTCTCATTAGCATTTCTTAGTAAAGAATCCGAGTGGCATTTCTCCTCTTCATATAATAATGCCCTTTGAAAGGGTAATTAAGGTTTCATTAGGATAATTAGGGTTTATTCACGCATATCGTGCAAATTGGATTTGGAAGGCAATTTTTTCATGAGAATAGGGTAATTAGGGTTTCATCAGGATAATTGGGGATTATTGTTTAATGTTAATGAGATGGGATTTTCTTATGGAATCCAAATTTTGGGTAGTAATTCCAATTAAGATCGATCTTTCTCTCCCGCTGCTGTCTTCCGACATCCATGGCTCTTTTCAGACTATCTTCTACCTATCCCCTTGGGTTATGGCCTCTCTCTATCCCACTATTTTTTAGATCTGCAACCATATTTTCTAACCGCGTTTCGCGGCTCTCTTGGAAGGTGTGTAGAGCGTCTGCTCGGGTGGTCACACCACCACCTTCCATCTATGTGCCTTTGTTGGCACGATTACTTTGCGGGATGTTCCTCCCATGAGTTTCATTTACTTGACGGTTGCGGATTTGGATTTTGTGGCATGATGGAGGAGGGTGGAATCTTCTTGATTTCCGGTTTAGAAGCTTCGTTTGGTTGGATTCCAGTGACTGCAAGAGACCGGGATTCGTGGTCGGGGCGTCTGTGTTTCTagagttttttgtttgtttttgctcAATCTTTAGGTTGGGCCTTTTGATTTGGGATTCATTTTGCAGATTTAAGCTCTATCTGTATATGAATCTCAGTTTGTAAATGTTTCTTGTGTTGATAATGAAAAATTTTGCCTttgtacccaaaaaaaaaaaaaaaaaaacgtttggGATCCATGTTCACATAAAGGATCAAAGCCAGACGAACCCTAGACCACTCAAAGTGATGCGTTAGAAGTAGACCAAATTATATTCACTCAGACAAAAAACTGTAATCCCAACATGTCAAAAAAAACTCTACTTCCAGTTCCAAAACGGGGCAAGTGATATGGTTGACTCAATCACAAGGTTTCGACCATATTAACAGCTCAAAGCATGGATTTTCTTGGTGTGTTTCGGAATATCTTTTCGTTAGAGCATAGTAGAATTTTTGGCCAACGCAAACTGAGTTGTGCACCTCAATTCCATCATTTTCATCGATTTAGGTCCCCCTAACAAGTCATGCATCATACAAAAAGTGTCTACTATTGTAGATGTCAAATGAGTTGTCGACTTAACAGTATATGTTAAGTAGTTGAATATTGGTACACATTCTAATATGTtagacttttttttctttatcggGGTTTTTGTCACCTGGCTACATACTTCTCTTGACGCTTAATGACAAAGCTTAAACAAGCTTAATCTTAAAGAACAACAATAATGAAATCCATaagaaatatgaaacaaaaatctcaaattttataaattgatAGTTTGATAAGATAACAAATTTCACACTGAcaacgtaaaaaaaaaaactggaaaagaaaaaaaaaacccatatctTATGGCAAGGCGGTGAGTTTGATGTGCATTGCCGTTTTCTTTGAAACTAATGGGTCATGACCCAATTCGACATCACGTTTAATTGATTAGAAAGAAAATGTGTTAAGTTTTTTGCGATGAAAATAAGTACTATTAATCTATGATTGAGCTCAACTAAAGAGATGTTTGATGATCTCACTCGTTATATTGTCATGAAATGTTATAAATGTTCTTtgcaaatcaattaaaaatcatcaaactTAGGTTATCAATGATCGGATTATAAAGACTCGTTAAGGTTCTATTTGTTTTCTCGAGTGCAGAGAAGATTAAAAAGATGTTGTCTCTCCGGTCTTTAGGGTTTCCTGTGGAGTCCTAACATGATGTTCAGTTTGAACGGTACAGTTACAGACAAACAATGAGCTCAAAATTTCACAAGCCACTGGCCTGGCAGTCGCCTCCACACGTGCGACACACAAACCTATATAAAAAATTGTAGCAAAACCCCTCCAGGTCCCCCCACTCAAAGTCCCCACGCCACCCCAACTCAGCCATCTACGACGGGGACCACGACGACCTTTGACGTGTCCACCAGTAGCTCTCCATGTGACTGTGGTTCCCACCTAATCTCTTTTCCTTGtcctttttgttttattgttttattgttttttgtttttgtttttgttttttttttaatacaagtcACATTTCTAATGAAGCTGCTACAATGAGGACTAGAATTATCTCCGAGTTCCAATCTACgaaagtaataattcaataatcaataattaatttatataatttgatTTTAATAGTTTGATTTCTTTAACATTACTCGAAACTGGTTCATCTCAACCGTAGAAATGTAAGATTCATACACTTAGGTTTTGAATGCAATGCTACAACACCAGACTACCCGTGGTGCTTGACTATTTCAAATTACGTGCAACAAACGAAAGATGTCACATAATGTATGAGAAGAACAATTAACAACTAAGTTAATGTATGAGAAGAACAATTAACAACTAAGCTTTTAATTAACTCTTAAATCTAAATGAATTAACAATCAGCACGTGGgaatccaacttttttttttttttttttttttttgagagagAAATACGATATTTGATATTCATTGCAAACAAAGCAATACACGTGGGGATCCAGCTAATTAAGCGAGCTAGCTGCTGGGCTGCTGGCCAGAGGCTGAGTCAAGTCGTTGGGGGCGTGAAGGCAACAAGACCTGGCACACGTGCCGTTTATGCGGGGACTAACGCCCATGTCCGTCTTCGTTTTTCTAGAAAGTAGGAAGGGACCTCTCTGCTTCTTATTTTGGTCTTATCCATTGGTCCAAGAGACCACGTGGGGGTCCATAGGCCCAAACCATCCCCTGTAACAAataaatctatcattatagtcCAAAATAAGCGATAGATTGTTTTGGTGGATTTGAGGTTCTCTCAATTCATCGAGTTTCAAATTCAAAACTTTCTCTTTTTCATAACTTATAAGAATTCAATGTACATTATTTTgtcatttgtcaaaaaaaaaaaggaataaaattGTCCTAAAGTTAATTACCATTTCATcatgtactttttttttccaaattgttttttttttttaataaatagttAATATAAAGGAGCCTTAGGCTATCTCTAACCCAAGGGTGggaaatcctaattttttttaaagaattacGATATTCATTAAAGAGGAGAAAACGTATAAAGCAAGAGGATAGCGTGCATAAAAGGGCCTCGATAAAAACCTTGCCGGGAATTTTAACCTGGTCCAAGGAAAAAGAGTGTCCCGCGTAAAACAACTTAACTATAGTTAGCTATCCTCAGAAAGCATTAAAGTTATTGTAAACACGAATATTCCTGCaatgaaagagacaagaacacgtgtacaaaataatatttgtattaatgatttaggggttacaatctcttttacaaatttagtctctgattcgatcttcgtaaCGTGTAGATTTGTTGatggcttgatcttaggatgaacaggtgatgaacgatgaacgctttcttcaaggggccattggggcttgatcttgaattggtggaagttcctcAAGGGcagttggggcttgatcttgaaggaggatttgacgaagaacgaagagagcgttcttgatCATCCGGGATTTACTtggaagctttagagtttcaaagctttaaGGTTTTCgtgtgatgtgaattggtgaatgaaaatgaatgcattggcttcctatttatagaattcaaTGGGCAACAGCCGCAACACTGTTCCCCTCATGTCGAATGAAGATTGTCGTTGCATGAACAAAACTTCATAGGAGAATACGATTATCATTGATGAGAAGACCCAAAATGGAGAGATCATAGCCCTCCCCATTCATTGCCGTAAGAGTCAAGCTGGAATCCCCTTCGAAAAAGATCCCTATGCTGCATGAAACTATTTCTTGAGCAAATTACAAGGCTCGCCGAGTTGCTAAGAGCTCTGCCTGCAGCGCTGAACTGATGTCTTCCTCAACAGTTTCAAGACTCACTAAAAATTCACCACTATGTAAGTTATATTCTGAAATCACAACAATAAGACATTAGGATCACGAATAAATCAACTCAATATAAAATAGAGATTGactaattatattaaacttatATATAGAA
This is a stretch of genomic DNA from Malus domestica chromosome 02, GDT2T_hap1. It encodes these proteins:
- the LOC103401849 gene encoding BES1/BZR1 homolog protein 2-like encodes the protein MTGGGSSGRLPTWKERENNKRRERRRRAIAAKIYSGLRAQGSYKLPKHCDNNEVLKALCAEAGWVVEEDGTTYRKGCKPSPMEIAGTPTNMSACSSIQQSPQSSAFPSPVPSYHASPSSSSFPSPTRFEGNPSSYLLPFLCNIASIPTNLPPLRISNSAPVTPPLSSPTSRGSKRKPDWDSLTNGCINSLRHPLFAASAPSSPTRRHHLTPATIPECDESDASTVDSGRWVSFQTGAPAVAPPSPTFNLMKPVAEQNVLQNAVEAHVGMGWGSTAERGRGSEFEFESGTVKAWEGERIHEVGADDLELTLGNGKNH